GACCACTCCCATCGGGGCCAGCCCCAGCGCCACACAAAAAAGCGCCATCTCCGCCATACCGATGCGCATCGCCCACGGCACTTCCCGGGCCTCCCGCGCGTGAGCGCTTCGCGGCATCGCCAGAAACGAGATTCCGAATGCCTTGGCGAAGCAGGCCAATGCGAGCACGCCGGTCAGGGCCAGCATGGCCGCGCCGATCGGAAGCATGATCTTCATCAGGACATCCGGAATCTGGAAGCTCAGGAACAGGCTCTGGAACGTCAGCCACTCGCTCACGAAGCCGTTGCTCGGAGGAAGCGCCGAAATCGAGACGGCGCCCACCAGGAAGAAAAACGCGGTCCAGGGCATTTTCCGGATCAGCCCCCCGTATTCCTCCATGTTGCGCGTGTGCGTGGCATACAGCGTCGACCCCGCGCCCAGGAAGAGAAGTCCCTTGAACATGGCGTGATTGATCGTATGATAGAGTCCGGCCAGAAGTCCGAGAGCCGCCAGATTGGACAGGCCGTAGGACTGGAAAATCATCCCGGCGCCGATCCCCATGAGAATGATCCCGATGTTTTCGACGCTGTGGTAAGCCAGCAGACTTTTCAGGTCGTGCTCCATCAACGCGTACATCACGCCGAGCAGGGCCGAGACGGCCCCGATGGCCAGGACGATGAATCCCCACGTCCATGGAAAGCTCCCGCCCAGGAAATCGAAATAGACCCGAATCAGGCCGTAGATCGCGGTCTTGATCATGACCCCGGACATCAGGGCCGAGACGTGCGACGGCGCGGCCGGATGGGCATAGGGCAGCCAGACGTGGAGCGGCACGATCCCGGCCTTGGTCCCGAACCCGATCAGCGCCGTCGCAAAGGCCAGCGTTCGGAATCCCTCCGGAAGCGGCGCGGCCGGATGTCGAAAAGCCTCGAAGGAGAAGCTTCCGGCCTGCTGGTAGAACACGAGGTAGGTCACGATGATGAAGGCCGTTCCGACATGGGTCATGATCAGGTAGAAAAATCCGGCGTAGCGCGTCTCGGGTTTTTCATGCTCCGTGACGACGAGGAAGTAGGAGACCAGCGACATGAGCTCCCAGACGATCAGAAAGAAAAACCCGTCGTCGGCCAGAACCACGAGCGTCATTGAAAGCAGGAACGCATTGTAGAGGCCTCCGAGGACGCCGATGGAACAACGGCCCTCGAACTCCCGCACGTACCCCATCGCAAATTGCGACACCGAAAATCCGGCCAATGAAATGATCAGAACAAAAAAGGATGCCAGAGGATCCACGCGAATCTGAAATTCAAGCAGCGGCAGGTTGGAGGGAAGCGAGAAGGTCGCGGCCGATGGAGCGAAAAGCCCCGCGAGGCCCAATACGACGCCCGCGGCGGACGCGGCCGTCGCGGCCCCGTGGGCCACAAGATTCTGGAGATGGGCGTTCCGGTAGAAAGCGAAGGGAAGGATGATTCCTATTCCATACAGGATGACGACGCTTAGAAAGGCCCAATGAATAATCCAGGACAGGTCAAACGACAATGAAATTTCTCCTTACCGTCGAACGACAGACATGCTTCGCTTAAGCTTTCGCCTGTCCTCTTATTGCCCTGCCCATGGATCGGATGTCCGCCCCTTTCAGGAAATAGTGGTCATAAACAGCCTCCAAAAACAGTTTACCATCATGGAGATAATATTTACAACCATCCAGACCGGCCACCCCGGTTGCATTAAAACGGGCCGCCAGGTCGGGCGCATTGCATAGGACGACGCCGTCCTTGAGTTTAAAGACGACGCCGATTCGATCCGGAAAATTGATCACGACTTTTTGCACGTGGCTTGTCCCTTCTTCGACGGCCGCACGCTTATGATTTTTACTTCTGTCTCTCTTCGCCGGCGTCTGCCGTTTCTCGCGACCGTCGCCGTGAGGCTCCGATTTTAACCGAGCAACCGCTTCGGCCAGACTCAGGATTTTCCGGGCGGTGAGATCACGGATCGTGATGTTCGCCTCCTCATCGCCGCTGAACGTGCACAAAGCAATCGTATAGCAGGCGGTCCCGCCGCGAATCATCTTAAGCGCGATGTTCGACGGATGGCAGTGAACGCCGACAAAAAGGCAGACATCGATCTTGTTGTGCCAGATCGTCAAATTGGGGTGATTCGGGTTGATCTCCACCGCCGGATTGACTTTCGGATATTTCGGGCGGTAATCGGCCATCGGAATAATTCTCGCGGGGATGGAGTCCGCCAGAATCTTCACCGCCTTGGCCTCCGCCGAAGCCTGCTCGCTCCATTTCCACAGCACCAGCGGACCGGGAAAAATGGCCGGCATCTTTGCCCCAAGCAGTTTCCGCGCGGCCGTCTCGATGGCCTTGTCTTCCGGAACAATTTCCCCCTCAAGCAGGGCCTGCCCCGGCTCGGCCAGAATCACTCCCATCATCGCAGCCGCGGGAGGGAGATAGGCTTCCGGTCCGGGCAAAACGCGGTATGGTTCTCTCACGCTTGCGCTCCTTTCAATCGGCCGGCGTTCAACCGGCTTAATGGGTTTTCAATGTCGAGGGGATTTAAATGAGTCTTCCCCCCGTTCATATGAATCTGCACCGGTGTCAGTTTCACCGTTTTGCCGCCCTTCGGCATGGGGATCTTCAATTCCCCTCGGACGCGTCGGAAAATCTCAATAATGTGGTCCATCTTCTTGACGTCGAAATCGCGCACGCTCAGCATCGCATCTTCATGGGCATCGTGACAGATCACGGTCGTCAAGCAATTCGACCCGGCCCGGATGATCCGGAGGGTCAGGTTGGCGTAGTGACAATGCACGCCGATGAAGAGACAGACCTCATCCGGAGTTGGAACGCGACCTCGCCTCCCCTGATTTCCGGCGTAAACGTCGATTCGGCTAAAACACGCAT
This genomic window from Nitrospiria bacterium contains:
- the hyfB gene encoding hydrogenase 4 subunit B gives rise to the protein MSFDLSWIIHWAFLSVVILYGIGIILPFAFYRNAHLQNLVAHGAATAASAAGVVLGLAGLFAPSAATFSLPSNLPLLEFQIRVDPLASFFVLIISLAGFSVSQFAMGYVREFEGRCSIGVLGGLYNAFLLSMTLVVLADDGFFFLIVWELMSLVSYFLVVTEHEKPETRYAGFFYLIMTHVGTAFIIVTYLVFYQQAGSFSFEAFRHPAAPLPEGFRTLAFATALIGFGTKAGIVPLHVWLPYAHPAAPSHVSALMSGVMIKTAIYGLIRVYFDFLGGSFPWTWGFIVLAIGAVSALLGVMYALMEHDLKSLLAYHSVENIGIILMGIGAGMIFQSYGLSNLAALGLLAGLYHTINHAMFKGLLFLGAGSTLYATHTRNMEEYGGLIRKMPWTAFFFLVGAVSISALPPSNGFVSEWLTFQSLFLSFQIPDVLMKIMLPIGAAMLALTGVLALACFAKAFGISFLAMPRSAHAREAREVPWAMRIGMAEMALFCVALGLAPMGVVPMIDRVTAPYTGASIAGRVLSVSGLALMPGMGIGFASISTPVLAILLVILIPAGLLAAAALGGRLRKRYSHTWGCGINLKPRMEYTATGFSQPIKQVFSMIYRPTVKLETEMLEESHYFAKRMRFETHIEPVFQKVLYDPVVRMLNRIADRLRVVQAGSLHLYLTYIFLTLLILLLWVR
- a CDS encoding carbon monoxide dehydrogenase beta subunit family protein; this translates as MREPYRVLPGPEAYLPPAAAMMGVILAEPGQALLEGEIVPEDKAIETAARKLLGAKMPAIFPGPLVLWKWSEQASAEAKAVKILADSIPARIIPMADYRPKYPKVNPAVEINPNHPNLTIWHNKIDVCLFVGVHCHPSNIALKMIRGGTACYTIALCTFSGDEEANITIRDLTARKILSLAEAVARLKSEPHGDGREKRQTPAKRDRSKNHKRAAVEEGTSHVQKVVINFPDRIGVVFKLKDGVVLCNAPDLAARFNATGVAGLDGCKYYLHDGKLFLEAVYDHYFLKGADIRSMGRAIRGQAKA
- a CDS encoding carbon monoxide dehydrogenase beta subunit family protein — its product is MDVYAGNQGRRGRVPTPDEVCLFIGVHCHYANLTLRIIRAGSNCLTTVICHDAHEDAMLSVRDFDVKKMDHIIEIFRRVRGELKIPMPKGGKTVKLTPVQIHMNGGKTHLNPLDIENPLSRLNAGRLKGAQA